From a region of the Trichoderma atroviride chromosome 6, complete sequence genome:
- a CDS encoding uncharacterized protein (SECRETED:SignalP(1-17)) has protein sequence MIQTFTLLMAAVLPVSGLGCHAIGYTVSSAASALLPLDVVPTAARFGSSTQTLYINGKNEDEKTPRSNFETQIPSRWSDSKRASPATVSKHGVNARDPWGEGLLCVAFSLLRSNQQQLLVAACNASFFERLENGLDLQIWPERPTAAEYDEPKGFSLARTCLARQKGEGILASKCMFRRHSRPCFLLVIFT, from the coding sequence ATGATCCAGACTTTCACTCTGCTCATGGCTGCTGTTTTGCCTGTGTCTGGTCTAGGTTGTCATGCCATAGGATACACCGTgtcttcagcagcaagcGCTCTATTGCCCCTCGATGTCGTTCCGACCGCCGCTCGATTCGGTTCCTCGACACAAACGTTGTATATCAACGGGAAAAATGAAGACGAAAAAACCCCCCGGTCGAATTTCGAGACCCAGATTCCAAGTCGTTGGTCCGACTCCAAAAGAGCATCACCTGCCACCGTGTCCAAACACGGTGTGAATGCCAGAGATCCGTGGGGGGAGGGCCTTCTGTGTGTAGCTTTCAGTCTCTTGAGATCCAATCAGCAACAGCTCCTCGTCGCAGCCTGTAACGCGTCATTTTTTGAGCGCTTGGAGAACGGCCTAGACCTGCAAATTTGGCCCGAAAGACCGACGGCCGCCGAGTATGACGAGCCAAAGGGATTCTCACTCGCTCGGACATGTCTCGCTAGGCAGAAGGGAGAGGGCATTCTCGCTTCAAAGTGCATGTTCCGTAGACACAGTCGACCTTGCTTTCTCTTGGTAATCTTCACATAA
- a CDS encoding uncharacterized protein (EggNog:ENOG41~SECRETED:SignalP(1-16)) yields the protein MFFSAAILGLATAAVAAPANVVPNYPAHQQSQGFRLVVNVTDKALDLKPSVQGLYVNSIHVGAGLNVAGVGSKDVSNVFYQNGTASEFRFSSATTITDEATPLTPFGLSLSKNADSDSVSSAYINGGAGTPGVQISQFPEGFLFLEPETFVICNNALQYYQGQKFLVVEQAATTVGSDGQVAKNLPEGCAPVRLVPECAPLEALPAGSYASHEFALQSECYADVASINWSQYGP from the coding sequence ATgttcttctctgctgctatccttggccttgccacCGCCGCTGTTGCCGCTCCCGCCAACGTCGTGCCCAACTACCCTGCTCACCAGCAGTCCCAAGGCTTCCGCCTGGTCGTCAACGTCACCGACAAGGCCCTCGACCTCAAGCCCTCCGTCCAGGGCCTGTACGTCAACAGCATCCACGTCGGCGCTGGCCTCAACGTGGCCGGCGTTGGCTCCAAGGACGTGTCCAACGTCTTCTACCAGAACGGCACCGCCTCTGAGTTCcgcttcagcagcgccaccaccatcaccgacGAGGCCACGCCCTTGACTCCCTTCGGCCTCTCCCTGAGCAAGAACGCCGACTCCGACTCCGTCTCCTCCGCCTACATCAACGGCGGCGCTGGCACTCCCGGCGTGCAGATCTCCCAGTTCCCCGAGGGCTTCCTGTTCCTCGAGCCCGAGACCTTTGTCATCTGCAACAACGCCCTCCAGTACTACCAGGGCCAGAAgttcctcgtcgtcgagcaGGCCGCCACCACCGTCGGCTCCGACGGCCAGGTCGCCAAGAACCTCCCTGAGGGCTGTGCTCCCGTCCGCCTCGTCCCGGAGTGTGCTCCTCTTGAGGCTCTCCCTGCTGGATCCTACGCCAGCCACGAGTTTGCCCTCCAGTCTGAGTGCTACGCCGATGTTGCCTCCATCAACTGGAGCCAGTACGGCCCATAA
- a CDS encoding uncharacterized protein (MEROPS:MER0001255~BUSCO:EOG092D2DDI), which translates to MTRRVPSSLSLRQQASAYSTTSVSSVASSSTAATARIPAPNAPVKALASSVLADMNGRPTVDNRACIKCITKLSPSEIRQVNWHIDEESKCRLCAVRDLKPEAFTNPFLDFLRENPTVFHAVDYFKSKLNDSGYEELPARDSWANKIQPGGKYWVTRNGSSIIAFAVGKAYKPGNGVGMIAGHIDALTARLKPVSTKPNTAGYVQLGVAPYAGALNQTWWDRDLSIGGRVIVRDEKTGKTTSKLVELDWPIAKIPTLAPHFGVGMMGQNNPETQAVPVIGLESSNGADMEILGSAGSFVNTQPPKLVKLISKQLGITSYDSIVNWELELFDSQPASVFGLDKELITAGRIDDKLCSWSALMGLLHTTESDDDSYIKLVALFDDEEIGSLLRQGARGNFLPSTVERAVEALSPNSYGPGVIGQTFAKSFLLSADVSHAGHPNFIGNYMPEHIPKLNVGLVVCGDSNGHMTTDAVSSAIMHRVANLCGAKLQDFQIRNDSRSGGTVGPMLSSAMGVRAADAGLPQLSMHSIRATTGSLDPGLGVQFFKGFLDFWEQVDGEWE; encoded by the exons ATGACTCGCCGCgttccctcttctctgtctctccGACAACAAGCTTCCGCCTACTCAACCActtctgtctcttctgtTGCCAGTTCATCAACTGCTGCTACCGCGCGGATCCCAGCGCCAAACGCCCCAGTCAAAGCTCTTGCTTCCTCTGTCCTCGCAGATATGAACGGCCGTCCGACTGTCGATAACCGCGCCTGCATCAAGTGCATCACCAAGCTGTCGCCCAGCGAGATTCGGCAGGTGAACTGGCACATCGACGAGGAGAGCAAGTGCCGACTTTGCGCCGTGAGGGACCTCAAGCCTGAAGCCTTTACGAATCCCTTCCTCGACTTCTTGCGCGAGAACCCGACCGTCTTCCACGCCGTTGACTACTTCAAGTCGAAGCTGAATGATTCTGGATACGAAGAG CTTCCGGCGCGCGATTCCTGGGCCAACAAGATCCAGCCCGGCGGCAAGTACTGGGTCACGCGCAATGGCAGCTCCATCATCGCATTCGCCGTTGGCAAGGCCTACAAGCCTGGCAACGGCGTCGGCATGATCGCCGGCCACATCGACGCCCTCACCGCCCGACTCAAGCCCGTCAGCACCAAGCCCAACACTGCTGGCTACGTCCAGCTCGGCGTCGCCCCCTATGCCGGCGCCCTGAACCAGACCTGGTGGGATCGAGACCTGAGCATCGGTGGCCGAGTCATTGTGCGCGACGAGAAGACGGGCAAGACCACCAGCAAGCTTGTCGAGCTGGACTGGCCTATTGCCAAGATCCCCACGCTGGCGCCGCACTTTGGCGTTGGCATGATGGGCCAGAACAACCCGGAGACGCAGGCTGTCCCCGTTATTGGGCTGGAAAGCTCCAATGGTGCTGACATGGAGATTCTGGGCTCTGCTGGCTCCTTTGTCAACACCCAGCCGCCCAAGCTGGTCAAGCTCATCTCCAAGCAGCTCGGCATCACGTCGTACGACTCCATTGTCAACTGGGAGCTCGAGCTTTTCGACTCTCAGCCTGCATCTGTCTTTGGCCTGGACAAGGAGCTTATTACTGCGGGACGAATTGACGACAAGCTGTGCTCGTGGTCTGCTCTCATGGGTCTCTTGCACACTACGGAGTCCGATGACGATAGTTACATCAAGCTGGTGGCCCTGttcgacgacgaagaaatcGGTTCTCTGTTAAGACAGGGTGCTCGCGGCAACTTCCTCCCTTCCACTGTTGAACGCGCCGTTGAGGCTCTCAGCCCCAACTCCTACGGCCCTGGCGTCATAGGTCAGACTTTTGCCAAATCCTTCCTCTTGTCTGCCGACGTCTCCCACGCTGGCCACCCCAACTTCATTGGCAACTACATGCCTGAGCACATCCCCAAGCTCAACGTCGGCCTGGTTGTCTGCGGCGACAGCAACGGCCACATGACCACCGATGCCGTCTCATCCGCCATCATGCACCGCGTCGCCAATCTCTGCGGTGCCAAGCTGCAGGACTTCCAGATCCGCAACGATTCGCGCAGCGGTGGCACTGTTGGCCCTATGCTATCGAGCGCTATGGGTGTGCGTGCTGCTGATGCGGgtctgccgcagctgagCATGCATTCCATCCGTGCTACGACTGGTTCTTTGGATCCTGGCTTGGGAGTGCAGTTCTTCAAGGGCTTCCTTGACTTTTGGGAACAGGTTGATGGTGAATGGGAGTGA
- a CDS encoding uncharacterized protein (EggNog:ENOG41~TransMembrane:9 (i229-248o268-292i312-332o344-365i399-418o430-447i468-485o491-516i536-558o)) produces the protein MDSELEKVETFYQKNEDRAGQRLMMLREQLHEMRNRRIQEIANEESNRSFSGLSTQKLQEGNPDKSSGWVHPLKNKIFPPGPNSKSFQDMPQTPHMAAGGRSHDGRMDYVRRPENHEVAYRTAKRKLKLAMQEFYRSLELLKSYAMLNRTAFRKLNKKFDKAVNARPPMRYMNEKVNKAWFVNSDVLEGHIKAVEDLYARYFERGNQKLAVGKLRKLHRKPKDESGSSFVNGILIGTGAVFTIQGLVYGSELLHHDDLTIRTQTSYLLQIYAGFFLMLMLFSLFCINCSIWLRNKVNYQFIFEFDHRSMLDWRQLAEFPSFFLLLLGVIMWANFSRYGDDSMYLYYPVALIGLSIVIILLPFPVLSYKSRRWFAYSHWRLLLSGLYPVEFRDFFLGDMYCSLTYSMANVELFFCLYAHHWENPGQCNSTSSRLLGFFTTLPAIWRFLQCIRRYRDTRNVFPHLVNCGKYAATILSYVCLSLYRVHQTHSNLALFVTFSTINGVYTSIWDLFMDFSLLQPQSRHTALRDILALKHRWIYYVIMVIDPILRFAWIFYAIFTHDLQHSTIVSFMVSFAEVFRRGIWSLLRVENEHCANVAQYKASRDVPLPYHIEPLMERASTESSPAIQPQGLPQPPQPQPAEHPSLYDSASSTAVAGPPSGGLAQRRTDLPSPGITRSFSKVLAEAHKQDFEKKRRPVNEGSDLTVVASQSDDFDDDDDDDDDDDSATLPDLPPQGGENAA, from the exons ATGGACTCGGAACTAGAAAAGGTGGAGACTTTTTATCAGAAGAATGAAGACCGAGCTGGGCAGCgattgatgatgctgcgagaACAACTTCATGAAATGCGCAACCGGCGTATACAAGAAATCGCCAACGAAGAGAGTAATCGATCATTCTCCGGGCTGTCCACTCAAAAACTCCAAGAAGGCAACCCCGACAAGTCCAGTGGTTGGGTGCATCCcctcaagaacaagatcTTCCCACCAGGACCAAACTCCAAGAGTTTCCAGGACATGCCTCAAACACCTCACATGGCGGCAGGAGGAAGATCGCATGATGGCCGCATGGACTATGTGCGGCGGCCAGAAAACCACGAGGTTGCGTATCGAACAGCGAAGCGGAAACTAAAGCTTGCAATGCAAGAGTTCTATCGCAGCTTGGAACTTCTCAAATCATACGCCATGCTTAACCGCACTGCCTTTCGAAAGCTCAACAAGAAGTTTGACAAGGCCGTCAATGCTCGGCCTCCGATGCGCTACATGAACGAAAAGGTCAACAAAGCTTGGTTTGTCAATAGCGATGTCCTGGAGGGCCACATCAAGGCTGTAGAGGATCTCTACGCGCGATATTTCGAGCGCGGGAACCAGAAGCTTGCGGTTGGCAAGCTGCGCAAACTGCATAGGAAACCCAAGGACGAGTCAGGGAGCTCGTTTGTCAACGGGATCCTCATTGGTACGGGGGCTGTCTTTACCATCCAGGGCCTCGTTTACGGTTCTGAGCTACTCCATCACGACGATCTAACAATTCGCACCCAAACGAGCTACCTGTTACAAATATACGCCGGCTTTTTCCTGATGCTCATGctcttttccttgttctGCATCAACTGTAGCATTTGGCTACGAAATAAGGTCAATTATCAATTCATCTTTGAATTTGACCACCGAAGTATGCTCGATTGGCGTCAACTGGCAGAATTTCcatccttcttcctcctACTTCTTGGAGTCATCATGTGGGCGAATTTCAGCAGATACGGAGACGATTCCATGTATCTCTATTACCCTGTTGCTCTGATCGGcctcagcatcgtcatcattcTACTTCCCTTCCCTGTCCTTTCTTACAAGAGCCGTAGGTGGTTTGCATATTCACAT TGGCGTCTCCTTTTGTCCGGGCTATACCCTGTAGAATTTCGCGATTTCTTTCTTGGAGATATGTACTGTTCCCTGACCTATTCAATGGCG AACGTGGAGCTATTCTTCTGTTTGTATGCCCACCACTGGGAGAACCCTGGCCAATGCAACTCGACAAGTTCTCGCCTGCTCGGTTTCTTCACAACTTTGCCGGCCATATGGCGCTTTCTCCAGTGTATTCGGCGTTACAGAGACACACGCAACGTTTTCCCGCATCTGGTAAATTGTGGAAAATATGCTGCAACGATATTATCCTACGTTTGTCTATCTCTCTATCGCGTTCACCAAACTCATTCAAACCTTGCTTTATTTGTCACCTTTTCAACCATCAATGGTGTATATACTA GCATCTGGGATCTATTCATGGACTTTTCCCTACTTCAGCCTCAAAGTAGGCACACCGCCCTTCGAGACATTCTAGCTCTGAAGCACCGCTGGATCTACTACGTAATCATGGTCATCGATCCTATATTGCGCTTTGCATGGATCTTCTACGCCATATTCACGCACGACCTCCAGCATTCAACCATTGTATCATTCATGGTTAGCTTCGCCGAGGTCTTCCGTCGAGGCATCTGGTCTCTTCTCCGTGTGGAAAACGAGCACTGCGCCAACGTAGCTCAGTACAAGGCCTCGCGTGACGTTCCTCTCCCCTATCATATCGAACCCCTGATGGAGCGCGCCAGCACCGAGTCCAGCCCTGCGATACAACCCCAAGGCTTGCCACAGCCGCCTCAGCCGCAACCGGCAGAGCACCCCAGCCTCTACGACTCTGCAAGCTCCACTGCCGTTGCTGGTCCTCCCAGTGGCGGCCTTGCCCAGCGCCGCACCGACCTTCCTTCACCTGGCATCACCCGAAGCTTCTCCAAAGTGCTGGCGGAGGCGCATAAACAAGATttcgagaagaagcggagGCCCGTCAATGAGGGTAGCGATCTGACTGTAGTAGCTAGCCAGAGCGACGatttcgacgacgacgatgacgacgacgatgatgacgactcAGCTACTTTGCCAGACTTGCCGCCCCAGGGTGGTGAGAACGCGGCCTAA